The stretch of DNA CCGCGCGGTGTGGGCCAGCGACGACAGGTCGATGAAGGTGTTCACGCTGGTTCCGGGGGCGACGGTGACCGGCTCGGCCGAACCGAATGCGACGGTGACGGCGACCACGACCGTCGACGTTGCAGGACGGGAGGTTACGTACAGTCGGACGACGACGGCTGACGCCTCGGGGAACTACTCGGTGCGTGTGCCGTATCCCGGGAGCTACGAGATCACCGGGGAGGAAGTGACTGTTTCTGAGGAGGCCGTGGAGTCCGGACAGTCCGTTCGCGTTGACGGCGGGTAGGCGGCAGCTAACGTAGTCGGTGTGTTTATCCTTCGTAACGTCTGATAGCTACGTAATGAACGGGGGCTGGCGGTACCGGGTCCGGAGCGCGCTGGGGGTCGCAGTCATTACGGCGATCGCCGTCAGCGTCGTGAACAGCCCATCCGCACAGATGGTGTTGGCGGCAGTGCCGTTGTTGCGCCGCCTCTCCACGAGCCCACCCGGAACCGTCGAGGGGCTGATGGAGATCGCGACGACGGTCGTCGTCGTGATGGCGGCGTTGCTGCCCCTGTACAAGCCACGCCCACGGCGGATCCTCGACGCCGTCGTGCTCGCCCAGAAGCGCGTGCTCGTCGGCCTGCTGGCGCTGGCGGCGATCGGGTACTTCGACTACACCTACCGACTCCCGCGCCTGACGTTGCTTGCGGTGGCGCCGGTGTTGCTGACCACGCTTCCGGCGTGGTTCGTCTGGATGCGGCGCACGCCGTCAAGCGACCCGGAGCGGGCGATCATCGTTGGCGACGATCCCGCGGAGATCGAACACCTCGCTCCCGATATCGATGTGCCGGTGCTGGGGTATCTCTGCCCGACGGTCGCGTTTGACACGATCGAGGGAGCGGTATCGACGCCAGCGATCGCCGACGGCGGCGTCGCGAGTCTGGATCGACTCGGCGGACTCTCCCGAATCGAGGACGTGCTCGTCGAGTACGACGTGGACACGGTGGTGTTAGCGTTCGAGCATACCGACCGGGCGGAGTTCTTCGGCGCGCTCGACGCGTGTTTCGAGCACGGCGTCGACGCGAAAGTGCACCGGGACCACGCGGACCAGGTGCTGACCTCGGGCACGGACGTGGGTACGCTGGTGGACGTGGATGTGGAGCCGTGGGACGTGCAGGATTACGTGTTGAAACGGGGGTTCGACGTGGCGTTCTCGGTTGCGGGGTTGGTGCTGTTGAGCCCGGTGATCCTCGGGATCGTGGTAGCGATCAAGCTGGATGATGGTGGGTCAGTGCTGTACAAGCAGGAGCGGACGGCGGTGTTCGGTGAAACGTTCGACGTGTTCAAGTTTCGGTCGATGGTGCCCGAGGGCGAGTCGGCGACGCCCGTTGAGGACGAAGAGAACGACCGCATCACTCGAGTCGGGCGTGTGCTACGGCGCACGCATCTCGACGAGATCCCCCAGCTCTGGTCGATCCTGGTGGGGGACATGAGTGTAGTTGGTCCGCGGGCGGTGTGGACCGAGGAGGAGTCGCTGCTGGAGGCACAAGAGCGGTCCTGGCGGAAGCGGTGGTTTGTGAAGCCTGGGTTGACTGGGTTGGCGCAAGTGAACGACGTGAAGAGTACGAATCCGGAGGAAAAACTGCGGTGCGATCTGCAGTACGTGAAAGAACAGTCGTTCACGCTAGACGTGAAGATTGTGGTGAGACAGGTATGGAAGGTGTGTGTCGACCTGGTGAAAACAGTTCGGAACTGACTGAGTTTGGTCGTCAAAATAGCAGGGGAAGCCGAAACCCCTGAAACAAACGAGAGGGAACACCTACCTGTCGACATAGACCTCTGTGCCGCCGAGGGCCACCCACCAAACTGGCTTTGCCAACCGGGTCTCACTAGCGGGTATGCTCCGTCGGCTCCGCGCGACCGCTCCCGCAGCACTCGTCCCGCTGGCGTGGGTGTTCGCCGCCGCTGCCCACACGGAACTGCTCACCGCACACACTGTCCTCGTTGGCCACATCGTGATAACCACGCTCCTGATCGCCTTCGCCGGCCTCTCGTGGGGGGAGATGCGAACCGACCCGGTCTTACGGGTGTGGCTCGCCGTCATCGTCGCCGGAATTCCCGTGACGCTCGCGGGGGCGTACGGGGTCGCAACAGGGGAGCCACTCGGTACTCAATTTGCCGTATTCGGCTGGATGCTCCTCCCGACACTCGCTCTTCTGCCGACCGCACGTCGCGGGGGCGGCGCCGACGGCCTTGACCGACGGTATATGCTGGCGGCGGGATTGGCTGGCCTTGGAGCGCTCCTGTTCTTGCTTCCCGGCAGTTCGCTGGTCCTCGCCGCGATCACGCTCGTCGGCGGGGGACAGACCCTCTCAATTCTCGTGGCAGTGTGGGACGTGGAGCTCACTGACTGATTCGGCATCGGCCAACGAGGCTCCGTCGTCGTCAGTACTACAGAGAGTGTACAGTCCGGAAACAGGCGTGAACAAGCGCGTGTAGGCCGTCCACCGGTGGCGTCGATGAAGTAGGGGCGATCGAACAGCAGTGGGCAACCATGCCGTGTGGGAGTCGGATCATCACTGGCCCCAACCGCGTGGCGCGACAGCGACGTCGATGCAGAGCGGAGCACCAATCCCTCGATCGACCACAGTGTGACGGGACAGCGGTCCAACGCGGGCCCGCGAGACGTCGACGTCAGGCGTAAGGAGTACGTTCAGTACCCGCCCGTCTCGATCGAGGCGTCGACGCCACCCACGCCACCCAGTCCTACTCGCGAGATGGATAGGCCCAGGCTGTTACTACACACCGACGCCTGCAGGCGGTTCGTCGACACTGAACACGACACCTCGATCGCTGATCACTCCTCGGAGGCGTTCAGCTAGCCACTCCACGCCGATACGGTAGCCATGTAGACGCACAGCTCTGGCCACCCTCGTCGGTAACGCACACCCTGCCTGGTGACTCGAAACGCCAGCAACACTGTTCTTGCGGACGATTCCGTCTCTGTAGTTCTGAGTTCGGTGCCGATGCCCACCGAACGGGCAGTCTACCTCGGCGGGTCCGCACCGAGGAGCGTATCCCGTGCGTACTCGAACGTGTACACGGCCGTCAACCCCGACGTATCAATTCGGTACTCGCGGGGCGCCATGTTCTCACTGTACGTTCGCGGGACCCGCGACTCACCATCAGGCGGATCGTTGAGCGCCCGCAACACTTCGTGCCCGTCGCCGCGGGTCTTGACCAGCCACCACGCGGCCTCCGGGTCACAGGCCGCCATCTTGTCGAAGTCTGCAGGAATCGCCTCCCGCCGGTCGTTGTTGATCCGCTCCGCCTCAAGCGCCGCCACGACGGCATCATCGGCGTCCAACACGGCGGCATCCAACCGCCCGTCATCGACGCCGTAGTAGCATTCGACACGCGTCCCGGGCTGGTCGTCAGGGTCGACGAACTCCTCCGCGAGCAACCGGGCGCCGACGGCGACCATCGCGACATGGAGACTCGACTCGGAGAGATCGCCCGTCCCGTCGCCGTAGGCGATCCCCTCGCGATGCCCCACGCCGATCGCGTCCCGCCCGTCGGGCGTCACTGTGTACAGCTTGTGGGGACGGCGACAGTCGACGCGCAAGAGCCCGTCATCCAACAGCTCCTGCACCTCGTCGGTGTCGATCCCGACGTAGGCCTCCAGGTTGGTCATCGAGTCCCAGACGGTGTCGTACTCCAGCTGGGCGTCGAAGCGCTGCTGGTGGGCCATGTAGACGGCCGCGAGCAGTCGGAGCTGGGCATCGCTGTACGGGCTGGCCGCGCGTTCCCCACTCGTGAGCTGGAGATCGAGCGAGCAGATGGGGATGGCGGCCCGGTCGACGGCGTCGAGCGAGTGGTGGCACGCGATCGCCCGGCGCATCCCCTCAGGCGTGGCCGCGTAGCGGGTCTCACACGTGTCACAGACGATCGGGTACGGCGGTTCGTCGATGTAGGAGAGGCAGTCGGGGAACCGCTCCGTATGCGGGATCGTAGCGGTCGCCGCCGCGAGCCCGGCGACCGATCCTTCGATCGGCCCCTCCACAGCCGCAGGATCCGTACTCCCGCTGGCTGTACGTCCCACGGCGACGCCCACTTCCTGCCGGGTCCGACTTTTCGCGTCGTCGAACGCCTCCCTGAAGGCCGCCTCACGAGCGCCGGTGAGCGGGCTGTCACTCTCCGGGTGGCCAGCGGGGAGCGACGGCGACGTCACCGTGAACGGCCGGGGGTGGCGGTCAGCGAACGGGGCTGCGGGACGGACCAACCACTCCCCACGCTGGAGGTCGCGAAGCCGGTCCGCGACCGCGTCCGCGTCGGCGTCACTCGTTGCGAGGCGCTCGGCCAGCCGACGATCGACGCCGACGGGGCCCGTGATGATGGTGCCCACGTCGTTGAGCAACTCCGCGTACACTCGTGGGTGGGACTCTCTGAGCTGCTCGGGGAACTGCATCGCGAGCGTGAGCGCGAGACCGAACGCCCGGCCCTGCGAGAGCAGCGTGTCGAGGATGCCCGTCATCGCCAACTCGGCCGCCTCCTCGATGTAGCAGTTCACGAGCGGGTGATCGGTCGCCGTGCCGAGGGCCTGCCGTCGTTGGAGGGCGCGCCAGAGCTGGGAGAGGATCGCGATCGCCAGCAGCGTCCGCGAGCGGTCGCCGTAGCCCCGCAGGTCGAACACGATGACGCAGTCCTCATCGAGGGCGCTGCGGAGATCGAACGTCGCCGTGTCGTGCTGGGCCTCGAACAGCGGGGCGAGCCGGGTGTCGTTCGTGGCGATGCCGATCCGCCGGGTGACGGCGCTCATGATGGTGTCGAACGTCGTCGGGGCGTTGGCAGCCGTGCTCGCGAGCTTCTGGTGGAGCGCACCGTCGGAAACCGGCGGTGGGTTGCCGGTCTCGTGGAACTGCGCGGCGGCCGCTAGCAGCTCCTGCTGACTGATGCTGTCGGCGCCGTGGACGGGGTCGAACAGCGCGCGGACGAGCTGCTGGATCACCTCGACGGCCGCCTCCGCGCTGTAGAACTGCTCGTGGCCCATCGCCGCCGCCAGCAGGTCGATGTAGTGTTCGGCGACCGTATTGACGGCCCACTCGCGGTCCAAGCCCGCCTCGAGCAGCGGTTCGATCGTGAGGAACGGCAGCGCGGGCAGGTACTCGGTGCAGTCGAAGTAGTAGACGTCGTCTAAATCACCGTCCCGGGCGAACTGACCGCGGGCGTACTCGACCGGGGCGTCGTCGCCTTTCGCGTCGATATAGATCGTGGCACCGTCGGTCGCCCCGTGGTTCGTCAGGTGCATCGTCTGGCCGACCACGGTTTTGCCGGCGCCGGTCGCCCCGAACAACGCGGTATGCAGTGGCTGGATCGACGGCGGCAACGACAGCGTTGCGTCGAGCGGTTCTCGGTCGGCCGTTTTCGGGTGACCGACCGTCATTCCCGACTGGTCGAGATAGCGGTCGAGGACGGTCCGCGGCGGGAGTTCGATCCCCGTGCGGTCGGTTGGTGTCGGTTCGAGCGCCCGGCTGGCCGCGGGACCCAGTGCCGGGCCGTTCACGAGACAGAGTGCCGCGACAGCGCCTGGATCGGCGACGATGGCCGGGCTCGCGTTCGTCGTGCCCGGGATGACGTGGGTGAAGCGTGTCGGCGACTGGTGGGTCGTACGCTGGCAGAGAGCCGTGAACTGATCGTGGGCCGCATCGGCGCCGTACTCGTACTGCGTTGGCGTGATCCGATAGTCGTCGCCGCGAATAGCCTCGAACCCCGTCGCCACCGACTGGATCGTTTGGGTCGCGTTGGCGGCGTCACTGTCGAGGGCGACTGCCCGGGCGTTGACGGTAAACGATCGGCGGGCGTCGACCGTTTCGAGCGCCTCGATCCGCCGTCGGTTCGCTGGGGCGATCGACGTGTCCGTCGTGGGGTCGTCGGCCCCGTTTGTCGCCGTGTCCGTGTCGGCCGAGCCCGACGAGCCAAGGAGTGACTGCAGCAGCGCGTTGCGCCGCAGGTCGCTATTGAGTTCGAGATCGATGCTGCGGTCCTGCTTCGCCGCGTGCCAGTCGGGCCGCGGCGTCACCAGCAGTTGGACGAGCGCGGGCGCATCACTGGTCGCCAGCGCGTCGAGCAGGCTCGCGAGCGGCCAGTTGCCGGCCGCCGCCTTGTCTGTCTGTGGCGTATCGCCGACGGCGAACGCTGGGAGCGCGGGGAGCGGACACTGCCAGTCGGCCGGTCGATCCCCAACTCCCTTCCACTCGACGGCGGCGACGTCCCAGTCAGGTGCCCCCGAGTCGTCATCCGGGTCGGGGAGCGGCGGCGCATCGACGGCTGCGCGATACGTCGTGTCGGTCTCGACGAGGTCGACCGAATCCGGGAGTGTTTGTCGGAGCGTCCGTTTGACGGGGGCAAGTGGGCCGTCACAGCCCACGTACCACACGATGTGGCGGTCGCCCGTGCTGTTGGCGGCACCAGTCGCGGCGAACAGCCACTCGTACGTCGGCGGATCTTCCCCGCCCGTCGTTCGGTGCAGTTGGGCGATCGCCCGTGGCACCTGCTCGGCGCGAAGCGGGTCGTCACTCGGCTGGACACGGAGATACGACCGTTCGGTCGTGAATTCGTTCGGGACCATGGCTCTATCCTGCCACACGTCGAGGTAGTCGGCTGATTCGGCACCTAATTACGCCTGCTCAGATGTATATTCTTTCCCGAATCCCCGCGTTCAGTTATCGCGGCCGACACGACCGGCGATCAGCACGCCGCAGTTTTTCGGCCCCTGGGAGGGGTGCGGGGCGCGCCGACGTGACGCGACCTCGTGCAGGTGAGTCCAATGCCCACGAGCAACATCTACGATCGCGGCTTCGACGAGGACGTCCAGTGTGGGACAAACACGCCGTGTCCGGAGTGCGGTGGAGAGGTGCGGACCAACACGGCCGAGACCGTCTGTGAGGACTGCGGCCTCGTGATCGACGACCAAGCGATCGATCACGGGCCGGAGTGGCACATCGACGACGAGGACGAACGAAAGCGGACTGGCGCGCCGCTGACTGCCGCTCGGCACGATCGGGGCCTTTCGACCCAGATCGGTTCGGGCCAGGACGCAGCCGGGCGCGACCTCGACCCGGAGAAGCGTCGCCGGCTCGCCCGACTGCGACGGGAGCACGCCCGCGGCCGGTGGCAGTCGACACAGGACCGGAACCTCGGCCACGGCCTCACGGAGATCCGGCGGATCGCGAGCGCACTCGGTCTGCCTGACACCGTGCGTGATCAGGCGTGTCAGCTGTTCCGGACGGCGCAGAACGACGGACTGCTGCCGGGGCGCTCGATCGAGGCGATGGCAGCGGCGAGCGTCTTCGCCGCCTGTCGCTGTAACGGCCACTCCCGACTCATGACCGACGTGGCGCCGGTCGCCCAGGTTGCGCAGGCACGTATCGAGAACGCCTACCAAGTGCTGAACGAGGCACTCGAGCTCCCCACGTCGCCGATGGCGCCGCCGCAGTTCGTGCCACGGCTGGCGTCCGAGTTGGGGTGTACCGACGCTGTGCGACGCCAAGCGGCGCAGCTTGCCGAACAGGCCGTCGACGCCGGCGTCACGACTGGCGTGCATCCCGCTGGGTTCGCTGCTGCCTGCCTGTACATGGCTGCCTGTGCGAACAACGAGCCGTTGACGCAAGCTGATGCCGCAGCAGCGGCTGAAGTAACGGTTGAGACGGTCCGGAATCATCGCGATAGGCTGCTCTCCGTCGTTGAGTGAGCGTCAAACTAGACACGTTGCGGTCGCCACGCGGTCAACTCCGTCGCCGATTGCCACCGTGCAGCGACGG from Halolamina sediminis encodes:
- a CDS encoding sugar transferase; this translates as MNGGWRYRVRSALGVAVITAIAVSVVNSPSAQMVLAAVPLLRRLSTSPPGTVEGLMEIATTVVVVMAALLPLYKPRPRRILDAVVLAQKRVLVGLLALAAIGYFDYTYRLPRLTLLAVAPVLLTTLPAWFVWMRRTPSSDPERAIIVGDDPAEIEHLAPDIDVPVLGYLCPTVAFDTIEGAVSTPAIADGGVASLDRLGGLSRIEDVLVEYDVDTVVLAFEHTDRAEFFGALDACFEHGVDAKVHRDHADQVLTSGTDVGTLVDVDVEPWDVQDYVLKRGFDVAFSVAGLVLLSPVILGIVVAIKLDDGGSVLYKQERTAVFGETFDVFKFRSMVPEGESATPVEDEENDRITRVGRVLRRTHLDEIPQLWSILVGDMSVVGPRAVWTEEESLLEAQERSWRKRWFVKPGLTGLAQVNDVKSTNPEEKLRCDLQYVKEQSFTLDVKIVVRQVWKVCVDLVKTVRN
- a CDS encoding type IV secretory system conjugative DNA transfer family protein, whose product is MVPNEFTTERSYLRVQPSDDPLRAEQVPRAIAQLHRTTGGEDPPTYEWLFAATGAANSTGDRHIVWYVGCDGPLAPVKRTLRQTLPDSVDLVETDTTYRAAVDAPPLPDPDDDSGAPDWDVAAVEWKGVGDRPADWQCPLPALPAFAVGDTPQTDKAAAGNWPLASLLDALATSDAPALVQLLVTPRPDWHAAKQDRSIDLELNSDLRRNALLQSLLGSSGSADTDTATNGADDPTTDTSIAPANRRRIEALETVDARRSFTVNARAVALDSDAANATQTIQSVATGFEAIRGDDYRITPTQYEYGADAAHDQFTALCQRTTHQSPTRFTHVIPGTTNASPAIVADPGAVAALCLVNGPALGPAASRALEPTPTDRTGIELPPRTVLDRYLDQSGMTVGHPKTADREPLDATLSLPPSIQPLHTALFGATGAGKTVVGQTMHLTNHGATDGATIYIDAKGDDAPVEYARGQFARDGDLDDVYYFDCTEYLPALPFLTIEPLLEAGLDREWAVNTVAEHYIDLLAAAMGHEQFYSAEAAVEVIQQLVRALFDPVHGADSISQQELLAAAAQFHETGNPPPVSDGALHQKLASTAANAPTTFDTIMSAVTRRIGIATNDTRLAPLFEAQHDTATFDLRSALDEDCVIVFDLRGYGDRSRTLLAIAILSQLWRALQRRQALGTATDHPLVNCYIEEAAELAMTGILDTLLSQGRAFGLALTLAMQFPEQLRESHPRVYAELLNDVGTIITGPVGVDRRLAERLATSDADADAVADRLRDLQRGEWLVRPAAPFADRHPRPFTVTSPSLPAGHPESDSPLTGAREAAFREAFDDAKSRTRQEVGVAVGRTASGSTDPAAVEGPIEGSVAGLAAATATIPHTERFPDCLSYIDEPPYPIVCDTCETRYAATPEGMRRAIACHHSLDAVDRAAIPICSLDLQLTSGERAASPYSDAQLRLLAAVYMAHQQRFDAQLEYDTVWDSMTNLEAYVGIDTDEVQELLDDGLLRVDCRRPHKLYTVTPDGRDAIGVGHREGIAYGDGTGDLSESSLHVAMVAVGARLLAEEFVDPDDQPGTRVECYYGVDDGRLDAAVLDADDAVVAALEAERINNDRREAIPADFDKMAACDPEAAWWLVKTRGDGHEVLRALNDPPDGESRVPRTYSENMAPREYRIDTSGLTAVYTFEYARDTLLGADPPR
- a CDS encoding transcription initiation factor IIB; this encodes MPTSNIYDRGFDEDVQCGTNTPCPECGGEVRTNTAETVCEDCGLVIDDQAIDHGPEWHIDDEDERKRTGAPLTAARHDRGLSTQIGSGQDAAGRDLDPEKRRRLARLRREHARGRWQSTQDRNLGHGLTEIRRIASALGLPDTVRDQACQLFRTAQNDGLLPGRSIEAMAAASVFAACRCNGHSRLMTDVAPVAQVAQARIENAYQVLNEALELPTSPMAPPQFVPRLASELGCTDAVRRQAAQLAEQAVDAGVTTGVHPAGFAAACLYMAACANNEPLTQADAAAAAEVTVETVRNHRDRLLSVVE